Proteins encoded together in one Psilocybe cubensis strain MGC-MH-2018 chromosome 8, whole genome shotgun sequence window:
- a CDS encoding U6 snRNA-associated Sm-like protein LSm8: protein MSTLQGYVDRRVLLVLQDGRAIVGVLAGFDQKSNIVLADSKERVYSADEGVEEIPLGLYLVKGEMICLVGEIDEEIDKSVDLASIRADPIPPIRYG, encoded by the exons ATGTCCACCCTCCAGGGCTATGTTGACCGTCGTGTCCTCCTCGTGCTCCAAGATGGACGCGCAATCGTG GGCGTGCTGGCAGGATTTgatcaaaaatcaaacatcGTGCTAGCAGACTCCAAGGAGCGTGTCTACAGTGCCGATGAGGGTGTGGAGGAGATTCCTCTCGGTCTATATCTCGTCAAAGGAGAGATGAT ATGCCTCGTGGGCGAAATTGACGAAGAAATCGACAAATCAGTCGATTTGGCATCGATACGCGCAGACCCTATCCCACCTATTCGCTATGGTTGA
- a CDS encoding Methionine adenosyltransferase 2 subunit beta, with protein MKVVVTGMDLFHPGLNETKDGSLQVHLEFWVQRSSAHSRIQGLTPLGSPIHESVTVCKNWISEMGKKSTLSSTKSSLTVTNYVFDGTSPPYTPSSSTNPLQLYGRSKRDGEVAVLGVDGAKVIVLRVPVLYGPAPQNSDSAINILLDVVQDQSGKTYKMDHYATRYPTNVLDIADFLVRLTGLKKPIPPILHYSSDEPFTKYEICLTFAKILGLPHKHIIPDAEPPSGEGATTRPRDCHLYTKETEDLAVDGGLGLSLFEEWWTSYLKK; from the exons ATGAAAGTCGTCGTGACAGGCATGGATTTATTTCACCCTGGTTTGAATGAAACTAAAGACGGAAGTTTGCAGGTGCATCTGGAGTTTTGGGTTCAGCGGTCCTCGGCGCATTCAAGAATTCAGGGTTTGACGCCGTTGGGCTCGCCAATTCACGAGTCGGTGACGGTCTGCAAAAACTGGATCTCAGAAATGGGGAAGAAGTCGACGCTTTCTTCCACAAAGTCAAGCCTGACTGTAACTA ACTACGTTTTTGACGGCACCTCTCCTCCATACaccccttcttcttctacgaACCCACTTCAGTTATATGGGCGCTCTAAAAGAGACGGAGAGGTTGCCGTTCTAGGAGTTGACGGTGCCAAAGTCATCGTTCTCAGAGTGCCTGTGCT ATACGGCCCCGCCCCTCAAAACTCTGACTCTGCTATTAACATATTACTTGATGTTGTTCAAGATCAGTCAGGGAAAACATACAAAATGGATCACTACGCCACCCGGTATCCCACAAACGTCCTAGACATTGCAGACTTCTTGGTACGGTTAACAG GTTTAAAAAAACCTATTCCGCCCATCCTCCACTATTCTTCAGATGAACCCTTCACCAAATATGAAATCTGCCTTACGTTCGCAAAGATTCTAGGCCTCCCTCACAAACATATAATTCCGGACGCCGAGCCGCCCAGTGGAGAGGGCGCTACAACACGCCCTCGTGACTGTCATTTATatacaaaagaaacagaagatTTAGCTGTGGATGGTGGCCTTGGACTTTCACTGTTCGAAGAGTGGTGGACCAGTTATCTCAAAAAATAA